The following is a genomic window from Planctomycetaceae bacterium.
GCAGGGTCAGGATAAAACGCCATGGTACTCGGGCAAGATGCCCGTGCTACTTTTCCGCCACGGCGGGACGCGTGGCTTTTGCGCACGCGGCCGCGCCGGTTTTGGGGTCGAAGAAGTTCAGGATCAGGTTGTAGTACCACGCCGGGGCGTAGGGGCCGAAACCGATGTGGCCGCCGGTGGGGAGCATGATGGCGGCCACGTTGGGGTTGGGGCTGCGGGCCAGGAAGTCGGCTACGTCCTGGGCGGGGGCGATCATGTCGTCGGCCGCATGCACCAGCAGCACCGGCACGCGGATCGGCGCGATGCGCTCATGCACCATCAGGTCCTTGTAGGGCATGATCCGCACGTACTCCAGGCCGTCGAAGGCGTCCTGCGGATACCCGATGCCGACGTACTTGAGCAGCTCATGAACGCTGCCGCGCGGGTTGGGGTACTTCTTCTGGATCATACGGCCGCGAATAGTCGCCTGCAGACCGGCCACCGCCGGCCGCGCCAGCACCGACTGCTCGGTCTCCATCACGTCCATGAGTTCTTCGAACCGCAGCACGGGCGAGAAGCCGATCATGCCGGCCTCATAACGCCGTCGCGGGCGCGGCGGGCGGGTGATGTACGGCAGCAGGCGCGGGGGGATGCCCTCGTCATTGTCGGGACGCCCTTCGGCCCAGGCGGCCAGCAGGCACTGATTGGCGCCCCAGGAGTAGGCGATCATGCCGGTGCGTTTGACGTGGGGCTTGGCCTGCAGCCAGTCGGCGACGACCATCAGGTCCTCGGTCTCCAGCGTGCCCCAGGTGTACTCGCAATTGGGGAATCGCCGGTCGGTGCCGCCGGTGCCGCGGACCTCGACGGCCAACACGTGAAACCCGCACGCCCGCAGACCCATCGCCAGGTCGCGCACGCGCATGACGTTGTTGTCGCCGCGGATGCCCGCCATGATCACGATGCAGTCGGCATCGATGATCGCCCCGGCCGCGTCTCGTGCCCAGCCCAGCCGCGCGGAATACTCCAGCCCTGCATGCACCGGCACCCAGACGTCTTCGAAGAGCGGCCACGGCGGCGGGCCCGTCACGTCGCGCGACGACACCGCCTGGGCCGAATACGCCAGGCCCCAGAAGTTCCAGACGATCGATTCGAGATTGCCCACGCGGATGTTGTACGCGGCCACCATGTCGACGGGTTTGCCGTCGGGGCGGACCATCTCGTCGGTAAGCATGGGCTGCTTGGGGTGGTGAGGCCGGAGCTTAGCCAGTTGCGGCTCGACGGCCGCCAGCCATTGGCGCGTCGTCAGCGGCGCGTCGGCCGACGGGGTGACACTGACGCGGTCTCGCGGGTCCAGCGGCAGCGAGCGTTCGGAGAAGAAGCATCCTCCAGCCGGGAGGCACAGAACCAGCAATGTCAGGCGGGAAATCATTGGCGGCATTGTAGCATGGGCGTCCCGCCCATGAGTAGCACGGGCGTCTCGCCCATGCATCTTCGTATTCTTCTCCGCGGGCGTCCCGCCCGCGTAATCGGGGAGCGAGGGCAAGATGCCCTCGCAACGCGCGGACGGGACGTCCGCGACACGCCAGGTAGCATGGGCGGGACGCCCATGCTACTCACGGGCAAGATGCCCGTGCTACGGAAGATGCCCGTGCTACTGCTGGGTCAGCCAGACGAGCATCTCGCCCGGGGTGCGGTTGGCCCAGAGATAGTATGGAATCGCCTTGAGCGTGACGGCCTTGGTCATCCCGCCGGCGGGGCGATAGAGATCGTCGTTCCAGTCGGCCGCGTCGGGGCGCAGCGCGGGGGCCTTGATCATCGGCACGGCGCCCAGTTCCTCCGGGCACTTGCCGAGGGTACACTTGGCATCCTTGGGCAGGGCGATGGCGCTGAGGTCATTTCCGTTGTCGGCTTCTTCGAGGCAGTAGACCACCGGCCCGCGCTGGAGGGCGACGCGTCCGGCGTCCTGGCGCACCTTGGGGTTGGCCTCGACGCGCTCGACGGGCATCGCCAGCGAGAGCGTGACCTTGTCGCCCGCCTGCCAGAGGCGCTTGATGCGGGCATAGCCGTCCTTCGTCAGCGGATCCAGGTCGATCGCCCTGCCGTTGACTTTCAGCGAGGCCTCTCGGCACCAGCCCGGGATGCGCAGCGCCAGGGTGAAGACCGACTGCGGCTGGGGCTGTACGTTGATGGTGACCTCGCCGTCCCAGGGGTATCGCGTCTTCTGCGTCAGGGTGACGGTGCCGGCGGCCAGTTCGATATCGGCCTCGCCGGCGGCGTAAAGGTGTACCCACGCCTCGGCCTCGCCGGCGGAGTACATGTACAGCGGCAGCGAGGCGACCATACGGGCGAGGTTCGGCGGACAGCACGCGCAACCGAACCACTGCTGGCGCTGGCCGCCGAAGAACGTGTCGTGGGGGGCGAACATCGGCGGGTACAGCGTCAGGGGGTTGACGTAGAAGAACTTCTCGCCGTCGCGGCTGACGCCCGAGAGGACGCCGTTGTACAGCGCCCGCTCCATCACGTCGGCGTACTCGCCGCGGGGGTCCAGGTGCAGCATGCGGTGCGCCCAGAACACCAGGGCGATCGACGCGCACGTCTCGGCGTACGCCGACTCGTTGGGCAGGTCGTAGTCGAAGGTGAAGCCCTCGTTGGCCCGCGTGGGGCCGATCCCGCCGGTCACGTACATCTGCTTGTGCGTGACGTTCTTCCACAGCGTGCGGCAGGCCTCCAGCAGCGACGCATCGCCCGTCTCGGCGGCTACGTCCGCCACGCCCGAGTACAGGTACATCGCCCGCACCGCGTGACCGACGACCCGGTCCTGCTCGCGGATGGGTTTGTGCGCCTGGCAGTATTCGTACGAGTGCCCGAAGTGCCAGTGCTTGGGATCGTCGCCGCGGGCCTGGGCCTCGATGTCGTAGTAGTGCGGCTGGCGGCCGCGCTCGTTGACGAAGTACGTCGCCTGGTCGAGATACTTCTTCTCGCCGGTGGCGCGGAAAAGTTTCACCAGCGCCAGTTCGATTTCCTCGTGGCCGGGGTAGCCGCGTTTCTGCCCCTCGCCGGTGCCGAAGGTGGCGGCGATGTGATCGGCGTAGCGGCACATGACATCGAGGAACTTTCGCTTGCCGGTGGCCTGGAAATACGCCACGGCGCCTTCCATCAGGTGCCCGGCGCAGTAGAGCTCGTGACAGTCGCGCAGGTTCGTCCAGCGCTTGTCCGGCTGGACGCGCTGGAAATACATGTTGAGGTAGCCGTCGGGCCCTTGCGCGGCGGCCATCACGTCGACGACTTCGTCAACCTGCTTTTCCAGCTCCGGATCAGGCTTAACCGCCAGGCTGTACCCCGCCGCCTCGATCCACTTGGCCACATCGGAGTCCCAGAAGATATGCGGTTCGGTGGTACCGCTCTCGCGCGTCCACATAAACCCGTCGAACCGCCCGGTGGTCTTGCACTGCTGATACTGGATCGGCAGCGTAGCCGTCCGGTTGACTTCCATCAGCGGCGCCCAGAAGGCGTCGTCAAGGGTAACCGAAGTCAGCGGCACGGGATTGATCTTGCGCAGCGAAGCGTTATTCATGTCGTTCTCCAATATTCTCCAATACGAGATAGCATATTCGGCCGCGAGCGGAAGAAGGAAAAGAAAAAACGACAGCCAAGGTGACAAGGCCGGATGGCGACATCCGCCTTATGCCGGAACCTGTTTCTCTTGATAGCCCTTGCCGGTTTTCTCGCGGATGAGGCTGGCGGCGGTTCGAGCGGCGACGGGTTCGTCGACGAAGACCTTGGTCTGGGTCTGGCCGTTGGTGCCGATGCGGCCATAATGCACCGTGACTGAATTGCCCTTCAGTGCGATCTGCCAGTACTTGCTTGAGCCGCCGCCGACGAACTCAAAGTAGCGAGTGAATGGTCCCATCTGCACCGGATCGCCCGGAGCGGGGCGAGGGCGCGCGGGTGCCGGAGTTTCGCCTTGCTGGTCCGGCGAGGCGGGCGAGGGCGGTTCCTCGACCGGTTCGGCCTGGGGTTCTTCCGGGCCGTCAAACTCCGTCCAGGCATCCTCGTTCTCTTCTACCTCACTCGCCAGGTCCTGCTCGGGCGGGGGTCCGTTCTCGATAAGTTTCACCAGGCCATCCAGCACGCCCTGCCTATCGTGATACCAATCCCTGGCAAGCACGTGGGCGATGTTCCAGCCGAAGGCCTTCAGCAGTTGCGGGCGCAGGAGTTCTCGCTCCAGTAGATCGTCCTGCTCGTAGTGCGCCTGCGTGTCGACGAGCACGCCCAAGCGGTAGTGGAGC
Proteins encoded in this region:
- a CDS encoding alpha/beta fold hydrolase; the protein is MISRLTLLVLCLPAGGCFFSERSLPLDPRDRVSVTPSADAPLTTRQWLAAVEPQLAKLRPHHPKQPMLTDEMVRPDGKPVDMVAAYNIRVGNLESIVWNFWGLAYSAQAVSSRDVTGPPPWPLFEDVWVPVHAGLEYSARLGWARDAAGAIIDADCIVIMAGIRGDNNVMRVRDLAMGLRACGFHVLAVEVRGTGGTDRRFPNCEYTWGTLETEDLMVVADWLQAKPHVKRTGMIAYSWGANQCLLAAWAEGRPDNDEGIPPRLLPYITRPPRPRRRYEAGMIGFSPVLRFEELMDVMETEQSVLARPAVAGLQATIRGRMIQKKYPNPRGSVHELLKYVGIGYPQDAFDGLEYVRIMPYKDLMVHERIAPIRVPVLLVHAADDMIAPAQDVADFLARSPNPNVAAIMLPTGGHIGFGPYAPAWYYNLILNFFDPKTGAAACAKATRPAVAEK
- a CDS encoding beta-L-arabinofuranosidase domain-containing protein, giving the protein MNNASLRKINPVPLTSVTLDDAFWAPLMEVNRTATLPIQYQQCKTTGRFDGFMWTRESGTTEPHIFWDSDVAKWIEAAGYSLAVKPDPELEKQVDEVVDVMAAAQGPDGYLNMYFQRVQPDKRWTNLRDCHELYCAGHLMEGAVAYFQATGKRKFLDVMCRYADHIAATFGTGEGQKRGYPGHEEIELALVKLFRATGEKKYLDQATYFVNERGRQPHYYDIEAQARGDDPKHWHFGHSYEYCQAHKPIREQDRVVGHAVRAMYLYSGVADVAAETGDASLLEACRTLWKNVTHKQMYVTGGIGPTRANEGFTFDYDLPNESAYAETCASIALVFWAHRMLHLDPRGEYADVMERALYNGVLSGVSRDGEKFFYVNPLTLYPPMFAPHDTFFGGQRQQWFGCACCPPNLARMVASLPLYMYSAGEAEAWVHLYAAGEADIELAAGTVTLTQKTRYPWDGEVTINVQPQPQSVFTLALRIPGWCREASLKVNGRAIDLDPLTKDGYARIKRLWQAGDKVTLSLAMPVERVEANPKVRQDAGRVALQRGPVVYCLEEADNGNDLSAIALPKDAKCTLGKCPEELGAVPMIKAPALRPDAADWNDDLYRPAGGMTKAVTLKAIPYYLWANRTPGEMLVWLTQQ